Proteins encoded together in one Lathyrus oleraceus cultivar Zhongwan6 chromosome 5, CAAS_Psat_ZW6_1.0, whole genome shotgun sequence window:
- the LOC127082334 gene encoding hydroxyproline O-galactosyltransferase HPGT2, producing MKFIDHLPVELPYPLTGLTEGLIKLLEHRRGQDDAYIGCMKSGDVISEEGKPWYEPDWWKFGDEKSYFRHASGSLVILSKNLAQYININSVSLKTYAYKTTYSKAVCIQTGMRGMTARNELRFRKRTLRRLRITLVS from the exons ATGAAGTTTATAGAC CATTTACCAGTTGAGCTACCCTACCCACTCACTGGCCTAACAGAGGGTTTAATTAAACTTCTTGAACATCGCCGTGGCCAGGATGACGCATATATTGGATGCATGAAGTCAGGAGACGTGATATCAGAAGA GGGAAAGCCTTGGTATGAACCTGATTGGTGGAAATTTGGGGATGAAAAATC GTATTTCCGACATGCATCTGGTTCACTTGTTATACTTTCAAAGAATTTGGCACAGTACATTAACATAAACAG TGTATCTTTGAAGACATATGCTTATAAAACTACCTATTCCAAAGCTGTTTGTATTCAAACCGGCATGCGAGGAATGACTGCTAGAAATGAACTTCGATTCAGGAAGCGGACcctaagaagactgcg TATCACTTTAGtatcttaa